The Lactobacillus sp. CBA3605 genome includes a window with the following:
- a CDS encoding type II toxin-antitoxin system PemK/MazF family toxin, whose amino-acid sequence MVSQGDIFYVNFNPSRGHEQMNKRPAIALSNDLVCQTSNMTIVAPISSTKRNFPMYHRLTSSQTVYGKVLLDQTIALDLRARHVTDETIVDHVSREELEEIITLYKLLFSIDDK is encoded by the coding sequence ATGGTAAGCCAAGGTGATATATTTTATGTTAACTTTAATCCAAGCCGTGGTCATGAACAGATGAATAAGCGACCAGCCATTGCGCTAAGCAATGATCTAGTCTGTCAGACAAGTAACATGACGATTGTGGCTCCAATTAGCAGTACCAAGCGTAATTTTCCAATGTATCATCGACTAACTAGTAGTCAAACAGTATATGGAAAAGTATTATTAGATCAAACCATAGCCTTAGATTTACGGGCAAGACATGTCACTGATGAAACTATTGTCGATCATGTATCGCGTGAAGAACTAGAAGAAATAATCACTTT
- a CDS encoding AbrB/MazE/SpoVT family DNA-binding domain-containing protein translates to MELIKEQTRLAKWGNSKAARIPSQIIKQLKLDDNQDMTITIENGSIVLTPIKKNPTNIHELFKDWQDDGKRDHELDWGKSEGNELQW, encoded by the coding sequence ATGGAACTTATTAAAGAACAAACACGCTTAGCAAAGTGGGGAAACTCGAAAGCTGCTAGAATTCCTAGCCAAATTATTAAACAACTGAAATTAGATGATAACCAAGATATGACAATAACCATTGAAAATGGATCAATTGTTTTAACACCAATAAAAAAGAACCCAACCAATATTCACGAACTATTTAAGGATTGGCAAGATGACGGGAAAAGGGATCACGAGCTTGATTGGGGAAAGTCAGAAGGTAATGAACTTCAATGGTAA
- a CDS encoding site-specific integrase yields MQQVVLPIKDSNVLREVQDTLLNNFKAGRRNYTIFQVGKATLLRVSDVMGLKQTDIFNLDGSIKQNAFIHDRKTGKPNTLYLKPVQTELLLYRQWLLDHKLASEWLFPSIQHPERHITEKQFYKIMSKVGDLLGINYLGTHTMRKTGAYRVYTQSNYNIGLVMHLLNHSSESMTLAYLGLDQASTENMLNQIDFG; encoded by the coding sequence ATGCAACAAGTTGTCTTACCCATAAAAGATTCAAACGTTCTTAGAGAGGTTCAAGATACGTTACTCAATAACTTTAAAGCTGGCCGACGTAACTATACGATTTTTCAAGTTGGTAAAGCTACGCTACTGCGAGTGAGTGACGTTATGGGTTTAAAACAGACCGATATTTTTAATCTGGACGGTTCTATTAAACAAAATGCGTTCATTCATGATCGAAAAACTGGTAAGCCTAATACCTTGTACCTTAAACCAGTTCAAACAGAACTCTTATTGTATCGTCAATGGCTGCTTGATCATAAACTAGCATCTGAATGGCTCTTTCCTTCCATTCAACACCCCGAGCGACATATCACGGAAAAACAGTTCTACAAAATTATGAGCAAGGTTGGCGATCTGTTAGGAATTAATTATCTAGGTACCCATACGATGCGCAAAACCGGGGCTTATCGTGTTTACACGCAATCAAATTACAATATTGGCCTAGTAATGCACTTACTAAATCACTCAAGTGAATCAATGACTTTAGCTTATTTGGGCTTGGATCAAGCAAGTACAGAAAACATGTTGAACCAAATTGATTTTGGGTAA